Part of the Pomacea canaliculata isolate SZHN2017 linkage group LG11, ASM307304v1, whole genome shotgun sequence genome is shown below.
ACATTTAGTGTTAATTAGTGCTCATCATCGGGTATTTCTAATTAGTTACCTTAAAGGATGGATATAAAGCTACTTCTTTGTGTCTGCTTGAGAGTTTTCGTATCTTGGGTTTCTTCCTAAAGCATTTCAATACCAGCTTTTCACCTCGACACAAGATaatatattttgatttccatctCTCTGGAGGTAGACGATGCAATGTTTTATTCTTAGATACCTTAAGTCTGTATAGCAGCCCTGCAAATgatgaataatttatatatgtattatatatgcaacacaacacacactggGATAGCCAATgcaagaaaatttatcattttaccTCATCATGATATTGATCATTATCTTTATGATTCTCATCTCGTcatcataattattaattatcatTGAACTCAGGAGAACGTACAAAATGTAGCAGTAGTAATAGGGACTGGCTTTGATTATCTAGCCATCATGCCTTTTAATGTCCCCTCATTTAAAACTCTCCATGTATTTAGGCCTGAGccattattttttgtcaaagctaatgaaaaaaatatttttgagtatCCTTGAAGAGTTCTTAATCTATATAAATTTGGTGCATTGTTTGATGTTAGCTGGAGGTGAGTTCAATCAGTAGCATCTCTGTCAAAAATTGGATTATACATGTTATGACTGCGATTAATGTATAATTTACTGTTCTTTGTTTGTGCTTGAAAATATCTAGCTTCTGCTACGAAATGCATatggaaaacacaaaaaaaacacaacacaaacaaaaatgtgctTACAATAACATGCATGTTATAAAAAGCCATGTCGCTCTCTGAGCAACTGTGTCGGAAGTACAAAAACATCGGATAGCAATTAAAttaggtaaacaaacaaaatataaagaatatttaaagaaaattatgcaaaaCTATATGAATCTTGTGTTTGTTAAATCGAACTGCTCTCAAGCTTTGCGAAAAAGCTACAGGTTAGCGGGATTGTGTGTACTTACTTCAAACAACACATCCTCGTCGTCTGCCATGTTTGTTTGCATTTCCGTATGCGTGACGTCATAGTCTCGCGAGAGCGCGCAGGGAGCTCGAGAATGATATGCCGCTGACAAGCTGGGAGAAGATGGCCTGTGGATAATCACTCTCAGTCCGACGACTCACCGACATTTCGAAATGTCTTGGAAGTGTGTGATAGTCGGTCTGGTTCTGGTTGTTCCAGGAACTCTTCTCGTCGCTGAAGGTCGATTTAACAAGCGGAGAAGTCAAGGTAAGGGACATTTTCAGCACGTTTAACGCTGCAGCCAGATGTCGTTTTTCGTCTGTTTTGTCAGTGGATGGTTTATGTGTCCAGTCCCGGATTGACAGACGCGGATCTAGAAACTTGTGTTTTGACTTGTGTGTTTAATAGGAcgtacaaaaacacaaatattaccTGGCATCATTTGCCTTGGCTTACTAATAAAACAAGTGGCTGCTGAAATAAGTTTTCGTGTTGGTGCTGGGGTCCTTTCGTTGGATCAATAAATGTACATACTAATAAATACTACACTACAGGCGTTAACCAAAGCTTTAGAAATTGACCAAGAATTTACTGCCAGTCccatcagtttttttattgtGCAACTGTTTTTGGTAATTTATAAATGATATTCCTCTGCAGCATTGGTTAAAACAACAATATCACTGATAACGACCAGCaaacattatttacagtttgATACAGTTTATTTACTATAAATGTCTGAAACCATAGTATACATTATTTGCCAGCATacaaaatgatgttataaaGTATGAAAGAAGAAGAGTATGCTGATTCCTATTGGGGGTGTATGTGTActttgtggtttgtgtgtgtatatacaggGGTGTGTGAAGAAAGCTAACCTATTATGATGGCTTAGCTGCCATTTTAGATTGAGTGACGTTCATAGTTGCCTGTAAGAGGATAGTCACAGAtccaaatttaaatataaaatttgctTGTACTAGAATGATTAATATCATTTTGATTGCAATCACTCAAGGGATTTTAAATGCTTCTTTGATACTATGCAGAcatgcaagcatgcatgcacaccctCCCCTTTTCCAGTGCACTTGTGGACCATATTCCCAGTATCCACTAAATTAGAAGCTCTCTACAGAAAGCCTAAAACTGTGGATCTGAACAAAGAAGGCAATATGTCTAATATTCTAGCATAAAGTATGCAGAATATTAAAAGCCTGGTAATGGACTAGAGAAAGATAGATAATAAGACTCTACATCACTGCTGTCATATATGCActtagagagaaagaagacatgtGTTTACTTCTGCTTCTacatgtttctttctctgtgatTGCAGAATGTTCaggatgtattttatttttggtatcAGTCATGTCAGAATACATTATATTGGACATTTCATTGGTGTATGATATTGTAATAAGAATGTGTTACACGGAATGAGACTGTATGAATTTTATTTGAAGCTGAAATTTTGAAACATCAGTGTTGAAAGGGCTActgtttaaaagatatttttggtGAAAACAGTCAGCCTTATAGTGTGGAGCTTGTGTAGAATACATTTTGTGATACAGTCAAAACAATGTACATTTATCGGCTACAGTTTATGTAAGAGCAGtcaatattgtttacttctgaCACAATTGTGTAGTATTATATTGATTTGATCTATGCAGTTTTACTGGAAATGTTTCACTGATATCTTGTAATCCATCTTTAAGAAAATTAGTATTGACTCCTGTACATCTGCTAGTCCCTAGTGGATGTATATAGAATCACTTCCTTTGATTCTGTGCCAAAATAGGATCACAAGCCCACTAATGTGAACAGGAAAGTTAATTTCATGGTGCTGAAAAAGCCAGCGCTTTTCCCTATTCTTTAACTACAGAATTGTTCTCTAGATTCTTAGATTTCCCAAGGATCTGcaaaattttgaaacaaatcCTGCTAAGATAAAATactgtttataaatataaaaagagttGTAATGTCCTCATTGAGCACTTTACGGCTTTTTCCCTCTGACTTGACAAAGAAGATTGTTTCCAGTGGTTTACTTTTTGGGGATGAAAAATGCTGTTGTGTGCCTTTCTCGCCTATCACTtttattatcacttttttttattttcttcacttgcTGCTTTGCCATTTGCATAAAACTGATGCAGCTATGTGCTGTCAAGTTTGTGGTTGACCAAATAGCTCTGTAAAAATAAGGCTGTCACTCTCTGACACAGTCTATTGGTTTCTCATGCTAAGAAGGCAAATAAAGCTGAGACAGGCATGTACTCCATGTCCGTACGTGTGCACACCACATGAgagaaagtatatatatatttaaaaatacaataaatgctTAAGTTGTGGTTGAGATTGAAAAATGTCAGCTAAGATTAGCATTGTCATTCCTACACAtgcataagttttttttatttttcttcataatGCATCCAGAGATGGTCTTTGATGCACTGATACAGGGCTTATTAACCCTGATTCAGAAGAACATTGTTCAGATTCATTACAGCCGCCTGGTAAGGGACATCAGCAGACTTCCTGTCATTGCCGATATTCTTCTGTTATTAGTATCCTTCAAGTTCGGAATCTTACTGACCCTCTGTCATGATTATGTCTTTCATGATTGCTTCAATCACTGGCATCAAGTTCTAAGACCGATCAGAAATTTCACAAGTAGTATTGGTGATGATGTTGCTCTATATGTGTGacggagagaaggagggaggtaGTTTGAAGAGGTTGAAGAGaatgtttttttgtctgcaaGTGAGGTGTGGTTGGTTTTGCTTGTGTAGTCATTgcttaacaaaattttaatcCGTCTGTGGGTGGAAAGGGGAATTGTGTTAAGCCAACAGGgggcattttttttacttctcccTTCAGGTGCATTGAGGCAGAACTTGTTACAACCTTACAAGTTTTGTTAGAAGCGTGGGCGGAGGGGGGAACTTTGACATGTTCTCGAGATCAGCATGGCCTGAAAAAAAGAGGGTTCAGGTGGTACGTGTCCGCCTGGTGGAATTTGTTAATGCCAGTGGCAGGGCGATTTCGTCATTAAATAACTTGCCAGTCGTAGCTATTAAAGTAAGAGTGGTCTCTCGGGTGGCATCACGAACAGTCGCCAGAGAGCAGCTGGTGTTTGGTCCCTGACAAACATAACCATAGGGCGCTAATTGTTGCTATGACACCAAAAACGCTGGACGTCAGGAAACTGGAACACACTGACATCGTGGTTCTGTCGCCTGCCATTCATAACTCTTCGATCTCCACCCGCCGCACTGCCACGCGCTGTGGCGGCGCCCTCGCTATCATCCTCCCCTTCCCATCCCATCCGCTGTGACCTACTAGCGGTGGTCATACTGTTGCGACCCTGTTTGCCGACGAGGCCCTCTTCATCGATCTACCTCCCTCGTCTTGGT
Proteins encoded:
- the LOC112575494 gene encoding uncharacterized protein LOC112575494, yielding MQTNMADDEDVLFEGLLYRLKVSKNKTLHRLPPERWKSKYIILCRGEKLVLKCFRKKPKIRKLSSRHKEVALYPSFKVDKLSNINGRAFAVQITSPEHQLCFSADEQSTIDICFPSSESSDAAGDHQRWSIQC